TCATccaaccatattttaaaaacctTAGCAATAGATCTATGTCTTTCACACATCAAGcatcaagatatatatatatcatatgaatatttatttattttaatagatctATAGAAAGTAACAAGTAGGGATGAATGATCAACCTAGACACTTCTACCATGATGAGAAAATGATAGAAGGAGATAAAGATTGCAACAAGCCCTCACATTGGTCTTAGATTTGAGAATGGGAAAGAGAGTAGAACCAGATCTGAAGCTTATGGCTTTCAACGAACCAGATCTACAAATAAACGGGTAGGTGCTACCATCAAAGACCCGAGATAAGAGATCTAAGAGGAGGAAtagagaggagaagaagaaaatgacacTAGGGTTCCTTACCTCACCAGTGACCAGATCTAGAAAGAAGACATGGAGAGATCTGGACATAGAATTGGATCGGTTCATCGGGGATCTCCAACGGCTTGGTTCTAGCCTTCAGCAAACAGCGAACAACAaggggggagagagagagagagagagagagagagagagagagagagagagagagagagagagagagagagagagagagacgccgacgagagagaacgagagagaagagaaaagagaaaccatgacggctagggttttcaAATCTCTTCGCTCTGATTTCTAAATGgaagagaaaagtagaaaaaggctcctttttataagaaaatgagGTGGAAACCCTAGGATTTACTACGCGGGCCAGAAATAAAAGAGAAAGATTTGATGGGCTTTGGTCCAAATCAagttaattaaaagaaaacaaaaaccattCCGGTTTGGGAGAACCGGGATGCGACAATAACAAACTTTAATAGAGTACATACTAAACTTAAAACTGCTTGACAGTGTGTATATATACACGTATATGAGCTATACAttgtaagtaaaataaaatcaccTTCAACAAATACTATCATATTTGTATTAATAGCCACAAACggaattcatatttttttatcattttagttattatacgcactgttttattaattttatgaagttATCATTATTTGaatctgttttattttatttaattttaacgcaaaatttaaaacataaaataaaacattattgattatctaaaatagataatatggataataacaaacataaaacatattgtgttatatttttattttataggtaTACAACAAATAGAATGCAAAACATTAAACTGTtcgttttatcaaaaaaaaaaaaaaacattaaactgtTCATCTTCTCCTATCATTTTTTGTAACTAGCGACTATGGATGAGAAAGTATATCTGACAAAAACGGAAGAGCGGATATTGGTGTTCTTACATGAGGTGGAAAAGGGTGGGAGGAAGTGAGGAGACGACGGGTGGTGATGATGGTGGAGGAGAAGGTGGAGCCGTCAATGAAGCAATCAGTGATGATGGTGACAATTTTGCGATTGAGGTGATACATTAGAGTTAAGAATCGAAACAAAACATATTTCAAAAGAGAAGAAACACAATTCATTTACTTCAATAGATTcagtagaaaaaaaatatttatgtatattgatcttgagaaaagagagaaatgaaaagtaacaaaagaaaagaagaaaaaagaaataacatacattttattattgtgaaatcataaatatattatatgttttcctaaaaaatagaatattacaTAACAATAATAACATCTCATATTATTTTGCTGTGAAATTGTATTTATATTCTATATCAgtaataaaatagaatagtacATATCAAATGCTAATTATTCATCATTGTTTCTATTTTTCCAGACACTAACGATCGAAATTCTCAAAACTCCTGGAAAAACGATTGTAGGTTTACCATTGTCACACAAGCGCAACTCTACTCATAAATTGCTATACCCTTTTCTTTTAACACAAATCTCGtgcctcttctttctttctttttattttattttattcattatgCCGAAGAGTTGTATCAGAAACGAGTAGAAGTAGTCTTATGAGAAATAGTATTTTCATCAACTTTACAAATGATATGTATTATGTTATGACACATAAAACTGTACTAGAGTTTGATCCGCGCACCTGCGCGGCGCGgatatgtgtttgttttttatatttatttaatttgaagtttataataatcattttaaacatattttttatagtgTTATATCAACATAATCAGTCATtttcaatattatttaatatacaattgctaatttttttgaatattaactTTGTCATTACTTGTTAacctaaaattatttaaaattaaaatattaatagtagttattatatattaatttagtttattACGTGATTTTGGAATATCAATCTTAAAGTTAGCATATGCGTGTTTTTTGGTGTGATATTGAGTAACAGCGTGATCTTAGGTTGACAAAacggtttttttttcaaaaatctacgtatatttttaagaacatttataaatttagtaCCGAAAGGTATTTGGTATGGCCGGTTCAATTTATTTTATCCAATCGCggttttgtttaataattagAGATTGTAATTTGTGCACCATTCGTAGGCCAAGAGAAAGTAGAAGTGGTCATTCCGTAGTGAAGAAGAAAAGTCCAATACAAGTTCATGTTCGGTGCAACACAATGTTTATAGAATATTGCTACAATTAAATGGATATTTTCGGTTTCAAAACTATGTTCTTAGACTATGAATAAAACTAAATGGAAATATTGATAATGGAGTGAATCTCAGCAAACCGGTTTTGAAACGTGATACACATATGAAATACAAAATGGTAAATATATCACATAATAGTACAGTCGGTTTTGGAAGTTATTTAAGGGTAAGTATCGTGAATTTATTGTTGCGGTTTAGGAATATTATAAAACTACAGTTTATTAAGATAGTGGCATAGAAATGTAAATATTAGGAAAAAGTTAGGGTTAATTCAATTTAGTACTCATGTTTTAATTGATTAGATAATTAGatagttaattatattttttgtcataCAATAGCAATTTCCCCATTTAGCAAATAACTACTAGAAGTGTGAAATCGAAATTTACATTTTACTGTTCAAAGCAAAGAGAATAattacataaaaacaaaaaacgagAGGTCTATTTATATAAGACTAGATGTTCATCTTACTCATTAAAGACACCATTCAAAATTAAGAGAAAGATTGTGCGAATTAGAGAGATCAGCCCTCAATACTTCGATTCAAGTAGTTTTTTCATTTGCAATCATTGTAGCTCTTCTTCTCCTATCATAAGGTGACCAACACGTGGCGACGTCGGATTGTGGACTGAGATAAATTATGGGGAGGGCGACATGGTTCGAAGCTGATGGGACGAAGAGAGGAGAATGGACGGAGGAGGAAGACCGGAAACTCGTCGCTTATATCGACGTATACGGTATCGGTGACTGGCGTTTCCTACCTCACAAAGCTggtagttatatatatttataacactacattttatataactttcaTTTGTAATGGTGACGTGAACCAAACATGTTTTGTGTGAGCTGCATaattataagtgtcgtttttaataaactccaccACAAACATGGTATGATTTGTAAATACTGTCAAGATAAAGTTTGCAGAGATGGTGCCGATAAAGCAGGTGTTCCATGTGTTTTGATATACATAGAAGTCATACATATAATCATACATTTCGAGAAGCTTAAATCTTTacagttttatttgttttccatACTATATATGTACGTACccaacaaaatcaaaaatactTACTTGCTAAAAGAATTCACatattttaatcttatataaaGGTTTGCAGAGATGTGGAAAGAGCTGCAGATTAAGGTGGCTTAACTATCTAAGGCCTGGGGTCAAGAAAGGCAAATTCACTCCTCACGAAGAACAAGTTATCATCAGTTTTCATTCTATTCTCGGGAACAGGTATATTAATCAATAATTAAATACATTACCGATTTGTCAAAACTCAGAACTTCACTATAAGTCTATAAGGGCATCCGCAATGAGAATCTTTAAGTGGAGTCCTTagggaaaaaataattaaataatcagtggATCCCACCAAAAGTTAAGGATTCAATCCTTAAAATTCCTAAATAACGACTCTTTCTTAGTGAATTCTTGCACTATTTGCGGTCTCCACGACTACGTGGCGGCCCGTAAAtggtcgtttttttttttttttttaaatccaaaatatccaaaattaatCCGAAATGCCATTGTCGCTAAGGACTCCAATGAGTTTCACCGTTGCGCATGCTCTAACTACATGTTTGTAAGGATTTGattcttttgtattttttatttatccaGATCCgaataaatttgtgaaatacTATAATTGTAAAGtactaaaactaaataaaaactatatataattagattatcatttatacatttttGTTATATTGAACTAAAAAATTCTGTTGTAGGTGGGCAACCATAGCGCAGCAAATGCCGGGTCGATCAGACAACGACATCAAGAACCATTGGAACTCTTGCCTTAAGAAAAGACTCGAGAGAAACGGAATCGACCCAATGACCCACCAGCCAATCATCAACCTCGACGTCAAAACACAGTCGTTTAACACAGATTGCGGTAGCTCTTCCTGCTCGACGGCGagtccatcttcttcttcattctcctCGGGCTCGTCCCGTCTCCTTAACAAGATCGCCACTGGTATCTCATCTAGGCAACACAGTGTCGACAGGATCAAGAACATCTTGTCGGATCCGACAATCACAAGCATTAATGGTCGAGAAGAAGGACTCGAACTGCTGAAGATAGATCATGGGAAGATGTTAGCTAGTGATGATCAAGAAGATGATTTTCTGATGTGGGACGAGGAGAAAACGAGACATTTCATGGAGGAGATTGGTGTAATGGATTTCCACACGAATGGGGTCTATAACCCTAGCTCATCAGCACAGTATGGTGTTTATGAGACTGGCCTACTTGGTGGTCATCTCAATTGATGAATCGATGGGTACTGTGTGAAATTATCGTTTGTGTATTTACTTACCAgacattcttctttttttacgtTGTTGTAACAAATTAAGAATTATATTCATCGAAAAGAATAATACTCTCTTTGGatccaaagaaaaaaaggaatattattcataaatattGTACCGACCAAGAGAATAATTTCCAAAAAGTCACATCTCTAAGAACATGGGTGCAGtgaaacaaaaacatgaaactTCATGAGTTTGTCATGTTCCACTAATAGTGCAAtgaatgatatgaatgatcgtaaataaaatcttatttagtttcttttattttactcTTCGTTGTGAGTTATCATGCATCTTCTCCCTGGATCAGTTGTGAAAAACAAGGAACAAATAGCAACcgcaatttttaatatatatgttgaCAAATTGTTTCTCATGCTTTATGTCTTTCATACGAATATACTTTACAAAtcaaagcaaagaaaaaaacagcATTGTGAcaattgcttcttcttcttttgttctgGTCCACACTACTttggattttaattttattttataattttatgtaatcGGTTTACGAAgttgatgtttttgtttctttattaataaattattttgatattaaCAATATTGTCCTTTTAAAGTGTTGTTTATTATTTGTATCCGTATTCTTGGTAATCTGTATCAGTCTATCAGAGGTAGGAGGGGAAAAATCAAGGAACATCGGCATCGCAAACCGGgcctcgtggtctggtggtataggaacctcggctgaggtgcccgccatcacgagttcgaggcccggccacagcggatttaacatGGTTTCCGTTTGGCCGCCAGGACCCTCCAGTTCCGGTTTGACGCGGTGGGATAGTCGGACTTAGGTCCGGatacctggattatcaaaaaaaaaaaaaaaacaacggcATCGCAGTGAGTTATGTTACGTCATGTATGTGTTGAAATATCAATATCTACGGAGTGAAGTCTCAAACGACATCCTCAGGACCACATGTAAAACATCGTCGTTACAGCCACGTGGAAAATGCACCTCGTTGTCATATTTCGCATTTAGTCACGTGATAGTTATGCGCTCAGT
The window above is part of the Brassica napus cultivar Da-Ae chromosome C8, Da-Ae, whole genome shotgun sequence genome. Proteins encoded here:
- the LOC106385457 gene encoding transcription factor MYB41-like translates to MGRATWFEADGTKRGEWTEEEDRKLVAYIDVYGIGDWRFLPHKAGLQRCGKSCRLRWLNYLRPGVKKGKFTPHEEQVIISFHSILGNRWATIAQQMPGRSDNDIKNHWNSCLKKRLERNGIDPMTHQPIINLDVKTQSFNTDCGSSSCSTASPSSSSFSSGSSRLLNKIATGISSRQHSVDRIKNILSDPTITSINGREEGLELLKIDHGKMLASDDQEDDFLMWDEEKTRHFMEEIGVMDFHTNGVYNPSSSAQYGVYETGLLGGHLN